From Fibrobacter sp.:
TCAACGACCAACAACAATGAGCCGATGAACAGGGCTGTTACCTGGGTTGCACAGAACACAATCTCCGGAAAGCCGGAAATCACAGAGGGTCTGCTCAACGGAGTGGAAGTGGTAATCAGAGCTTATGATCCATGCCTGAGCTGTGCTACACACGCTATGGGCAAGATGCCTCTCAAGGTGTCGATCTTCGATCACCAGGATAACCTCTTATGTGAAGGATCAAGGAATATTGATAACCAATAATTCTTCTATTCTGATATATGGGTTTGGAAATCCCGGGCGCAGTGATGATGCGCTCGGGATTTTGTTTTCGGAGAAACTGGAACAACTCAATCTTCCGGACATGTCATTTGAAAGCAACTACCAGCTTAATGCTGAAGATGCGCTTCTTATCTCTGAATTTGATATCGTGATTTTTACCGATGCCTCCTATTCTCCTGAAAGTTTCAGCTTCAAGCGCCTCTCCCCTGCCCCAGAGGTAAGCTTCACTACCCATTCCATGCACCCCTCATCGGTTGTCGCTCTCTGCAATGAACTCTATGACAAGCATCCGCTCTGTTTTATTATGGAAATCAAAGGGTATGAGTGGGAGTTGCGGGAAGAGATATCAGAGAGAGCTCGTGAAAATTTAGAGAGGGCTCTGGAATTTATTCTCCCGATATTGAAAGACAGAGAGGAATTTGAGAAGATCGGGTAGATATTATAAAATCGAAAGAAACCGAAAAGAGCTGAACACAATTTCTTTTATTACACAATCTTTTTTCCTTATTTGCAGTGTGGAAATTATTTCTTTTAAGAGATAAGGCGGGTGAAGTCTCCCCCTGGCTTCAGCCCGCAGAAGACGCAGGATTTTCCCGCCGTAGCTTCTTAGTGTAGGCGGATCTTACGCCACCCCTCTGTGTTGACATAATGCAGTGCCCTGCGGGAAACTGTTACGAGTTGGGTAAGATTGGTTGGCTTCTTAATCTTTACTGATGGAAGAAGAAACGATTATTGTATTCCGGATAAGAATCTGAATTGTGATTAAGGATAGATTATTTCTGGATTCCTGCTTTTGCATAAACGACGTGGAAAGAAAAGTGTTCTTATAATAAACTAATAAACAACTGTCAC
This genomic window contains:
- a CDS encoding hydrogenase maturation protease — its product is MKDQGILITNNSSILIYGFGNPGRSDDALGILFSEKLEQLNLPDMSFESNYQLNAEDALLISEFDIVIFTDASYSPESFSFKRLSPAPEVSFTTHSMHPSSVVALCNELYDKHPLCFIMEIKGYEWELREEISERARENLERALEFILPILKDREEFEKIG